Proteins from one Cicer arietinum cultivar CDC Frontier isolate Library 1 chromosome 3, Cicar.CDCFrontier_v2.0, whole genome shotgun sequence genomic window:
- the LOC101507681 gene encoding glutamate receptor 2.9-like isoform X5 — protein sequence MNKLNVIQKMGTNSSLQLIVCFYVLHLLAWSRVQRCHCLVPQRSIMSIGGVLDLVSLMGKQQKIAMEIAVQEINNQLSFSKMDLKIKDSHGNSAQVIASVMDLSQSNQVLAIIGTITHNEANLASEFSDTIKNIPILSLTSSAVRPELLSPRLPHFIQVGNDINIHMQCIAAIVGEFKWKKVTIIYELNNGFSSDPGLLLSLSYSLRHVGSEIENHLAFPSLSTLSDPKTTIENELNKLKKKSNRVFLIVHSSLEIASMVCEKAKQIGLMEKGSVWIIPDEVAGFLDAVNSSVILNMQGIVGFKTHFIETSEAFTKFKFKFQRRFALEYPEEDNIHPSIFALQAYDATWAIVDAANKSSQSKFSVEQFSENILSSNFDRLSGKTLSKNGQLLQLPSFNIINVIGKSYREMAFWSPTIGFSKNIVNHKIMEINLNNDSSEVFRTIYWPGDLQLVPKGHNNEEKSLKIAIPSNGAFTQFVNVTYDQSKNETSITGFSISVFEAAVKHLPYDLHYNFVPFSGSYDEMVDQVYNKTWDAAVGDTSIVAYRYHLVDFSQPYVESGLHMVVTEQPAKSKEAWMFLDAFTKEMWLTMAAMHIFVGVVIWLIEREENADLRGFGSILWFLVTVLFYAHREPIRRPLARTVLAPWLIAIFIVTNSFIASLTSITIAQVKPSVLNIQTLKERNSPVGCDGNSFIVKHLTEVLKFKPENIRKINSMSDYPAAFENKDIEAAFFVAPHAKVFLAKYSCMGLIKAGNTFRLGGFGFVGFSPLIVTDFWHVW from the exons ATGAATAAGTTGAATGTTATCCAAAAAATGGGAACGAATTCTTCATTGCAACTCATTGTTTGCTTCTATGTCCTACACTTGTTAGCATGGTCAAGGGTTCAAAGATGCCACTGCTTAGTTCCCCAAAGGTCTATTATGAGCATAGGCGGTGTGCTTGATTTGGTTTCATTAATGGGAAAACAACAAAAGATAGCAATGGAAATTGCAGTGCAAGAAATCAACAACCAATTGAGTTTCTCCAAGATGGATTTGAAGATTAAAGATTCACATGGGAATTCAGCTCAAGTAATTGCAAGTG TTATGGATCTCTCACAGAGCAACCAAGTGCTAGCCATCATTGGAACTATTACACACAATGAAGCAAATTTGGCAAGTGAATTCAGTGACACCATAAAGAACATTCCTATTTTGTCTCTAACATCATCTGCGGTCAGACCAGAATTATTATCTCCTAGATTGCCACATTTCATCCAAGTAGGTAATGATATTAACATTCACATGCAATGCATTGCAGCAATTGTAGGAGAATTTAAATGGAAAAAGGTGACAATAATATATGAACTTAATAATGGGTTTTCCTCTGATCCAGGATTACTACTTAGCCTCTCTTATTCTCTTAGACATGTTGGTTCTGAGATTGAAAACCACTTAGCTTTTCCTTCCTTATCAACTCTTTCAGACCCAAAAACTACAATTGAAAATGAGCTTAATAAGCTGAAAAAGAAGAGTAATAGGGTTTTCTTGATTGTTCATTCTTCTTTAGAGATTGCCAGCATGGTTTGTGAGAAAGCAAAGCAAATAGGTTTGATGGAAAAAGGTTCTGTGTGGATTATCCCAGATGAGGTTGCAGGCTTTCTTGATGCAGTTAACTCTTCTGTTATCTTGAACATGCAAGGTATTGTAGGATTTAAAACACACTTCATAGAAACGAGTGAGGCTTTTACAAAgtttaaattcaaattccaaAGAAGGTTTGCACTAGAATACCCTGAAGAAGATAACATTCACCCAAGTATCTTTGCACTTCAAGCATATGATGCAACTTGGGCTATTGTTGACGCTGCAAATAAATCATCACAAAGTAAGTTCAGTGTTGAACAATTCTCAGAAAATATTTTGTCAAGTAATTTTGACAGACTAAGTGGAAAGACTTTATCAAAGAATGGGCAATTGCTTCAACTGCCATCCTTCAACATAATTAATGTGATAGGGAAAAGTTATAGAGAAATGGCGTTTTGGTCTCCAACAATTGGTTTTTCCAAGAACATTGTTAACCATAAGATAATggaaataaacttaaataatgaTTCTAGTGAAGTTTTTAGAACAATTTATTGGCCTGGAGACTTGCAATTGGTTCCGAAGGGTCACAATAATGAGGAAAAGTCATTGAAAATAGCTATACCTTCCAATGGTGCCTTTACTCAATTTGTGAATGTGACATATGATCAGAGCAAAAATGAAACTTCCATCACTGGTTTCTCTATCAGTGTCTTTGAAGCAGCTGTCAAACATTTACCTTATGATTTACATTACAATTTTGTTCCCTTCAGTGGCTCCTACGATGAAATGGTTGATCAAGTCTACAATAAG ACATGGGATGCTGCTGTTGGTGATACATCAATAGTTGCATATAGATATCATCTAGTGGACTTCTCACAACCTTATGTTGAATCTGGCCTCCACATGGTGGTTACTGAACAACCAGCAAAATCAAAAGAAGCATGGATGTTTTTGGATGCCTTTACAAAAGAGATGTGGCTGACAATGGCAGCTATGCATATTTTTGTAGGAGTTGTTATTTGGTTGATTGAACGAGAAGAAAATGCAGATCTAAGGGGATTTGGGTCCATTCTTTGGTTTTTAGTCACTGTACTATTTTATGCACATA GAGAACCAATAAGAAGACCATTGGCTCGAACCGTGTTGGCGCCTTGGCTAATTGCTATTTTCATTGTGACAAATAGTTTCATAGCAAGTTTGACATCCATAACTATTGCACAAGTAAAGCCATCTGTGTTAAATATTCAGACCCTTAAAGAAAGAAACTCACCAGTTGGGTGTGATGGAAATTCATTTATTGTGAAGCATTTGACAGAAGTACTAAAATTCAAGCCTGAGAACATTAGGAAAATAAATTCCATGAGTGACTACCCTGCTGCCTTTGAGAACAAGGATATAGAAGCTGCCTTCTTTGTCGCACCTCATGCAAAAGTCTTTCTAGCAAAGTACTCATGTATGGGCCTCATCAAAGCGGGGAACACTTTCAGGCTTGGTGGCTTTGGTTTTGTGGGTTTCTCTCCTCTCATTGTCACTGATTTTTGGCATGTTTGGTAG